The Methanoculleus taiwanensis nucleotide sequence CGCCCGGGCATCGTGAGCAGGTACCACCATGACATCTCCGTTACAATCACGCATCGACGCACGAGGCCCGATCCGCCGGGTCGGCGTCATCGGCATGGGCTACGTCGGGATCCCGGCGGCCGTCCTCTTCGCCGACGTCTCGTCTATCGAGCAGGTCTACGGCTTCCAGCGAAACTCTCCCTCCTCCGGCTACAAGATCGATATGCTCAACCGGGGCGAGCTCCCCCTGAAGGGCGAGGAGCCGGGGCTCGAAGACCTCATCAAAAAGACGGTGGACGCGGGCACGTTCCGGTGCACTGCGGATTTCTCGCTGGTAGCCGAGTGCGACGCCGTCACCCTCGCGATCCAGACGCCGTTTGCGAACCCGAAAGATCTGATCCCCGACTTCACTCCGCTCGTCGAAGGCCTCCGCCAGACCGGCCGCTACCTGACGCCGGGCACGCTCGTCGTCCTCGAGTCGACGATCACCCCCGGCACCACGACCGGCATGGCGAAGGAGATCCTCGAAGCGGAGTCCGGGCTCGCCGCCGGCATCGACTTCGCCCTCGCCCACGCCCCCGAGCGGGTGATGGTCGGCCGGCTGCTTCGGAATATCCGGGAGCACGACCGGATCGTCGGCGGGATCGATCCGGTCTCGACCGAGCGGGCGATCGAGCTCTACCGGCCGGTGCTGACGCTTGGCAAAATCATCCCGATGACCGCCACCGCCGCCGAGGTGACCAAGACCGCCGAGAACGCCTTCCGCGACCTCCAGATCGCCGCCGCGAACCAGCTGGCGCTGCACTGCGAGGCGATGGGCGTCAACGTCTACGACGTCCGCGCCGGCGTCGACTCCCTGAAGGGCGAGGGGATCACCCGGGCGATTCTCTGGCCGGGCGCCGGGGTCGGCGGGCACTGCCTGACGAAGGATACCTGGCACCTCGAACGCGGGGCGCAGATGCTCGGCGGCGACCTCGACTACCCCCACGGACAGGAGTCGATCTTCGGTGTCGCCCGCTCGATCAACGACTTCATGCCCCGGCACATGGCGACCCTGACCCGCCAGGGGCTCGAGCGGGTGGATAAGCCCCTCGCCGGTGCGAAAGTTGCCCTCCTCGGCTGGGCGTTCATCAAAAACTCTGGCGATGCCCGGAACACCCCCGCCGAACCTTTCTACGATCTCGTGACCGAGGCCGGGGCGACGGTCACCGTCCACGATCCGTTCGTCGAAGACGACGTCGGCGTCCCGATTGAGACCGATCTGAACGCGGTACTCGCCGGCGCCGATGCGATCGCGATCTTCGCCGGCCACGATCTCTACGGCAGGCTTGACCCGGCCCGCGTGAAGCACCTGACCGGGCAGGAGCACCCGGTGCTTGTCGACGGCAGGAACGTCGCCGATCCCGACGCCTTCATCGGCGCAGGCTTCGTCTACAAGGGGATCGGCCGGGGCGACAAGAACAATCATCCGGTGAAGGGATGAAGATCGTCTCGGTCGTCGGCGCCCGCCCGCAGTTCGTCAAGTGCGCCCCGGTCTCGCGGGAGCTCCGGTGCCGCCACGAGGAGGTGCTCGTTCACACCGGGCAGCACTACGACCACGGGATGTCGGCGGTCTTCTTTGACGAGCTCGCCATCCCGAAGCCGGACTACAACCTCGCCATCGGCTCCGCCTCGCAGGGGCGCCAGACCGGGGCGATGCTCGCCGCGATCGAGGACATCCTTATCAACGAGGAGCCGGATCTGGTGCTCGTCTACGGCGATACCAACTCGACCCTCGCCGGGTCGCTCGCCGCCGCGAAGCTCCATATCCCGGTCGCCCACGTCGAAGCGGGCCTCCGGAGCTTCGACCGCAGCATGCCCGAGGAGGTGAACCGGGTGGTGAGCGACCACGTCGCGGATCTCCTCTTCTGCCCGACCGAGACGGCGGTGAAAAACCTCACAGCTGAGGGCGTGACCGGGGGCGTCCACCTCGTCGGGGACGTGATGCTGGACGCGCTCCTCTTCAACCGGACGATCGCGGAAGAGCGGTCGCGGATTCTTACAACACTTGACCTCGCTGAGGGGGAGTACCTCGTCGCGACGGTGCACCGGCAGAGCAACACCGACGATC carries:
- a CDS encoding nucleotide sugar dehydrogenase, whose amino-acid sequence is MTSPLQSRIDARGPIRRVGVIGMGYVGIPAAVLFADVSSIEQVYGFQRNSPSSGYKIDMLNRGELPLKGEEPGLEDLIKKTVDAGTFRCTADFSLVAECDAVTLAIQTPFANPKDLIPDFTPLVEGLRQTGRYLTPGTLVVLESTITPGTTTGMAKEILEAESGLAAGIDFALAHAPERVMVGRLLRNIREHDRIVGGIDPVSTERAIELYRPVLTLGKIIPMTATAAEVTKTAENAFRDLQIAAANQLALHCEAMGVNVYDVRAGVDSLKGEGITRAILWPGAGVGGHCLTKDTWHLERGAQMLGGDLDYPHGQESIFGVARSINDFMPRHMATLTRQGLERVDKPLAGAKVALLGWAFIKNSGDARNTPAEPFYDLVTEAGATVTVHDPFVEDDVGVPIETDLNAVLAGADAIAIFAGHDLYGRLDPARVKHLTGQEHPVLVDGRNVADPDAFIGAGFVYKGIGRGDKNNHPVKG
- the wecB gene encoding non-hydrolyzing UDP-N-acetylglucosamine 2-epimerase, producing MKIVSVVGARPQFVKCAPVSRELRCRHEEVLVHTGQHYDHGMSAVFFDELAIPKPDYNLAIGSASQGRQTGAMLAAIEDILINEEPDLVLVYGDTNSTLAGSLAAAKLHIPVAHVEAGLRSFDRSMPEEVNRVVSDHVADLLFCPTETAVKNLTAEGVTGGVHLVGDVMLDALLFNRTIAEERSRILTTLDLAEGEYLVATVHRQSNTDDPRALGSIVDAFIALDEPLVLPLHPRTAKYLREYNLYDRLAAAPHVRLVEPLGYLDMLRLLAGARLVLTDSGGVQKEAYLLEVPCVTLRENTEWVETVEDGWNVLVGTDTAAITDAVRDFAPSGKQRAVFGDGDASRKIAGILRR